In Populus nigra chromosome 1, ddPopNigr1.1, whole genome shotgun sequence, one genomic interval encodes:
- the LOC133680579 gene encoding cysteine-rich and transmembrane domain-containing protein WIH2-like isoform X1 — MSYQKAPHQPYPPSGYSPPYPPPGYPPTTPPYGGYPPPGAPTPGYSGYPPPGPPRGYQGYFAEGYPPPPPPPGPQQYQECYHYEHHHYQDDGCSSFLRGCLAALCCCCVLEECCF, encoded by the exons ATGAGTTACCAAAAAGCCCCTCATCAACCCTACCCTCCTTCAG GGTACTCACCACCTTACCCACCACCAGGGTACCCACCAACAACACCACCGTACGGAGGGTACCCACCGCCTGGAGCACCAACACCAGGGTACTCTGGATACCCACCACCGGGACCACCTCGTGGGTACCAAGGGTATTTCGCCGAAGGgtatccaccaccaccaccgcctCCAGGTCCGCAACAGTACCAAGAGTGTTATCACTATGAACATCATCATTACCAGGATGATGGTTGCTCCTCGTTTTTACGTGGTTG TTTGGCCGCGCTATGTTGCTGTTGTGTGTTGGAGGAATGCTGCTTCTAA
- the LOC133680570 gene encoding protein AUXIN SIGNALING F-BOX 2-like, with protein sequence MNYFPDEVLEHIFDFVTSQRDRNSVSQVCKPWYKIESTSRQKVFVGNCYAISPERVIERFPGLKSITLKGKPHFADFNLVPHDWGGFVYPWIEAFARNNMGLEELKLKRMIISDECLELISRSFANFKSLVLVSCEGFSTDGLAAIASNCRFLRELDLQENDVEDHRGHWLSFFPDTCTSLVSLNFACLKGDVNLAALERLVARSPNLRSLRLNHAVPLDILQKILMRAPHLVDLGVGSYVHDPDSETYNKLVTALQKCKSVKSLSGFLEAAPQCLSAFHLICPNLTSLNLSYAPGIHGTELIKLIRHCRKLQRLWILDCIGDEGLEVVASTCKHLQEIRVFPSDPFVGNAAVTEVGLVALSSGCRNLHSILYFCQQMTNAALITVAKNCPNFTRFRLCILDPTKPDADTNQPLDEGFGAIVHSCKGLRRLSMSGLLTDQVFLYIGMYAEQLEMLSIAFAGDTDKGMQYLLNGCKKLRKLEIRDCPFGNAALLMDVGKYETMRSLWMSSCDVTLGGCKSLAKKMPRLNVEIINESDQMDITADDGQKVEKMFLYRTLAGRRKDAPEFVWTL encoded by the exons atgaattatttcccTGATGAAGTATTAGAGCATATTTTCGATTTTGTAACATCACAAAGAGACAGGAACTCAGTGTCTCAAGTGTGTAAACCATGGTACAAAATCGAAAGTACTAGCAGGCAAAAGGTTTTTGTAGGGAATTGTTATGCAATTAGTCCTGAGAGAGTGATTGAGAGGTTTCCAGGTTTGAAATCTATCACTTTGAAAGGAAAGCCTCATTTTGCTGATTTTAATTTGGTTCCTCATGATTGGGGAGGCTTTGTTTATCCATGGATTGAAGCTTTTGCAAGGAATAATATGGGGTTAGAGGAGCTCAAGTTGAAGAGGATGATAATATCCGATGAGTGCTTGGAGCTGATTTCAAGGTCTTTTGCCAATTTCAAGTCCTTGGTTCTTGTTAGTTGTGAAGGCTTCAGCACTGATGGCCTTGCTGCTATTGCTTCTAATTGTAG GTTTCTGAGGGAGCTGGACCTGCAAGAAAATGATGTCGAGGATCATAGAGGCCATTGGCTTAGCTTCTTTCCTGACACTTGTACATCTCTTGTATCACTTAATTTTGCATGTCTCAAAGGAGATGTCAATTTAGCAGCTCTTGAGAGACTTGTAGCTAGATCTCCTAATCTGAGGAGTTTGAGGTTAAATCATGCCGTGCCACTTGatatacttcaaaaaatattgatgagagCACCTCATTTAGTGGACTTGGGTGTAGGGTCTTACGTGCATGATCCAGATTCTGAGACCTATAATAAATTAGTGACTGCTCTTCAAAAGTGTAAGTCAGTCAAGAGTTTGTCAGGGTTTCTGGAGGCTGCTCCTCAATGCCTATCggcttttcatttaatttgccCGAACCTGACTTCCTTGAACCTAAGCTATGCTCCAGGAATTCATGGTACTGAGCTCATAAAGCTAATTCGTCACTGCAGGAAACTCCAGCGCTTATGG ATACTGGACTGCATTGGAGATGAAGGACTAGAAGTTGTAGCTTCCACTTGCAAACATTTGCAGGAAATAAGGGTCTTTCCTTCTGATCCATTTGTTGGGAATGCAGCTGTGACTGAAGTGGGCTTGGTTGCTCTTTCAAGTGGTTGCCGCAACCTTCACTCAATCCTATACTTCTGTCAGCAGATGACCAATGCAGCCCTCATAACTGTAGCTAAGAACTGCCCCAATTTTACCCGTTTCAGGTTGTGCATCCTTGACCCCACAAAACCGGACGCTGATACCAATCAGCCATTGGATGAAGGTTTTGGGGCTATTGTTCACTCATGCAAGGGGCTCAGGCGGTTGTCAATGTCTGGTCTGCTGACTGATCAAGTTTTCCTCTACATTGGAATGTATGCTGAGCAGCTTGAAATGCTTTCTATTGCTTTCGCTGGGGACACTGACAAGGGAATGCAGTATCTATTGAATGGTTGCAAGAAACTTCGCAAGCTTGAGATAAGGGACTGCCCTTTTGGTAATGCAGCACTTTTAATGGACGTGGGAAAGTATGAAACAATGCGATCCCTTTGGATGTCATCCTGTGACGTTACCCTTGGAGGCTGCAAGTCCCTTGCGAAGAAGATGCCGAGGCTCAATGTGGAGATCATAAATGAAAGTGACCAGATGGATATTACCGCTGATGATGGGCAAAAGGTAGAGAAGATGTTCTTGTATCGGACTTTGGCAGGGCGAAGGAAAGACGCACCAGAGTTCGTGTGGACTTTATAG
- the LOC133680579 gene encoding protein CYSTEINE-RICH TRANSMEMBRANE MODULE 13-like isoform X2: MSYQKAPHQPYPPSGYPPTTPPYGGYPPPGAPTPGYSGYPPPGPPRGYQGYFAEGYPPPPPPPGPQQYQECYHYEHHHYQDDGCSSFLRGCLAALCCCCVLEECCF, translated from the exons ATGAGTTACCAAAAAGCCCCTCATCAACCCTACCCTCCTTCAG GGTACCCACCAACAACACCACCGTACGGAGGGTACCCACCGCCTGGAGCACCAACACCAGGGTACTCTGGATACCCACCACCGGGACCACCTCGTGGGTACCAAGGGTATTTCGCCGAAGGgtatccaccaccaccaccgcctCCAGGTCCGCAACAGTACCAAGAGTGTTATCACTATGAACATCATCATTACCAGGATGATGGTTGCTCCTCGTTTTTACGTGGTTG TTTGGCCGCGCTATGTTGCTGTTGTGTGTTGGAGGAATGCTGCTTCTAA